The DNA segment aaaaaaaaagttggactGTACTGTCATGACTTTACAATATACAGTCGCACCATGCtgagaaacagacacaaacacactaatcTGTGTGATCTGTATCTCTGACTGTGTCATAgtcagtgtgcgtgtgtgtggtctgtcagaggctacttttggggacatatTCCAGACTCGGGAAAAGTAAATGTAGGATGGCTTGtccaactggggacaaaagccATGCTCTCAATCGGGAATATGCTGAtgtttgggtcagtggttacgGTTAGGgcaagtctccaggaaatgaatgtaaagtccccaaaagtgaccgtgatatgtgtgtgtgtgtcagtgtgtgtggttACCCTGTCCGGCTGGGTCAAACTCTTCAGTCAGCAGGTGATAGCAGCAGCCCACGCTGCAGACTGCAGCCAGCTCTGGTTTTGCCACAAACATCCTCAGGGTGCTGGGAGCCAAGTCGCCACATGTGTGCAGTCCGACCATGACCGCATCCTGGAATTTGGGAGAGAGCATGCAGAGAAACCAGAGAACAGTGCGGGGAGGGGAGAAGAGGGGTGGAGATCGATGGTAAAATTGATTGATGATGACGTGCTGCAGATTTGGCATTGCAAAAAAACATCCCACACTCGCTCCAGTAATGCAAACTCCAGCCGCTGTGACACGCTTGTAATTTCAGAAGCTGCTGTGGGAATCTTATTTCGCCACTATACGGCTGGCCTCCTATCCACACCGCCACCCTGACACACATTTAATCTATTTTCAacattcactgttttttttcctactttgtATTTTCTCACCTCCAGCTCATTGATGAGTTCTCGGAGTTCAGTTTCCGCAGTAACGTAAGATGTGAGGGGTGAAAACTCAATGCTGGCATTGTTGCTTCTGTTCTTAGCTTTCCTCTCCAggttctccctcttcctcctttccctctcctcagTACTCAGTTGGCTGGGGGGAACTCTGGGAGATGTAGGCTGTATTACATCCACTGATAAGGCGCTAAGAAAGAGCTCCTCCACTTCTGGGTTTGGCTCTGAATGCCTTTCCACAGCAGAGTCAACATCAGATGAGTTGATTAATGCTGGTGGTcgccccttctcctcctcttcttgtgATACACTTTTTGCTCCAGCACCATATAAAACATCATCTTCTCCATTTAGTCCAGATTTTATTTCTGTTAACTCTTCCTGAGGTGATTGTGTGGTCTCTCCCTGTGCCCTCATGGTCTTCTTATGTTTCTGGTACACCCTGGAGAACTTCTTGagcttcctgttcctctcttGGGCTCCATGGGTGTTGGTGCTGGAGGAGTCAATGCCATAGACCTGAAGGCCGTGCTGCAGGGACAGGAAGGAACTCAGGTAGCCCTTCCCTGAACCAATGTCTATCACCTGGGTAAAAGAGGAAAGATGAGACTTGTTCAAAGTTGGTGTTGCAGATGTGATCACAACCTTTTACAAGAAAAATCAAATCCAACATCAGGTCATTAAATTTCCATCTTCTTGCCTGTTTGACTCCACAGCGCTTGGCCAGACAAGCAACCACCTCAGACATGGACTGGACCTCATGGGATTTCTTGGAGTTCATAAACTCCTCTGGCTCCAACTCAGCACCTGGATtagacaaaacaaatgtgtcaatttttttttaattactataTATTTGCACACAATGTACTTTTACAAATGCCCCAAATCAGTCTTATAACAACACCTGAGTTATGGTCATGATTGGATCTGAACAATCCTGGACAATCCTTGATTCTGGGGGTAGGCTTCCTTCGCTCAGCATGAAACAACTTTTACATCCTTCCCTTACCTAACTCTGCTGGTGGATTGCCAGGCTCAGACCTGCTATGTCTGAGGGCCTGCAGTAGTTCATCCCTGCTCATGCAGACTCCCAGGCCAGGGAGAGAGTGGGCTTTGGCTGCCTGCAACAGTTCGTGGGTATCGACCAGCCGATTTGAATCATTGCAAAACCCAAATGTGGTGCTGGATTGCTCTGTTTGGGGAGATAGGCACAGAAATATTAAACTGTGTTATGCTTTTTACACACTAAAGCTTTTGCTGATTTTATTGCCAGaaattaaacaatttaaaaggGTCCGTTCACCTCCATTACAAAAGAAAtcccataaaaacaaaacaaaacaaaaacatgttttattgcaTTGGTGTGGTATCcagccatgcagatagttttggttttattccGGCACAGGGGGTGGATGCAGTTTCATTTGTGGTGCTTTCAGTGttgaaacattacattttacaacTCAACAGCAACATCTCTTCCCAGAAACAATGCTCCAGTTACTTTTGGATAATCCAGAGACCTCGCTGTGAATGTGCTTTCTTTGGAAGCACTTTCTACCAAAAATAGTGCTGATGAGAACTGTTGGCTTTGAGTTCTCCACAAATAAGAACAAAtcaagaaaatatataaatctcAAAAACCAAAGCGAATACAGCCAAAAATGTGGCTGGATACCCTAGAGAGATTTTGGTGACCTTTAAACTTTTCCAGCAAtgtattaaacatatttgaCTATAAAAAATAAGTGGTCAAACTGTCCATCAGGGGGCTTTTTCAACAACCTGACAATCCAAAACGTATTTGTAAAGCAATGACAAATGACCTATTAAACATTATAAGAGCTATTAGTTACAACAACATAAAGGATGCTGTATTAGGCCTCGGTACTTTCATGCCAGCTCCGACAGACTAACCGTGATAAGCTTTTCCTCTGACCTCTGGCTCCCTCTGGTGGTCACTCCATGAGCTGAAGGCTGACAGGACCTCCTCTGGTGGCACAGCCATGAAGCGTTTCCACACGTCGTGAGTGTAAAACTCCACAGTGTGAGCGTTTGCGATGCTCAGTGTTGCTGACAGAAACCGCATGACTTCATCTATTCGCTGCTGAATTTGTGTgaggctgcaggaggaggatgtCATGTTTAAATAGCTTATCTGAAGCGGACCTGAGTGAGAGCAGCATGTAAGAAGTCCAACACTGCTATACATCCAGGCTGAAGCAGCGGAAAAAAACTAATCGATtggtttttatattttggtCTACTTATTTGTTTGTTATGTGATGTAAGGACTATTAAAACGTTTTCTTGGATATGAATAAAGGActtatattattatagtatgAATTAGTTCATATACATTTCACATTTGTATTGCGTGTTTACATTTGCAAAGGTGGAGAAAATGATATTCAAATGTCTTTGATTTGATtgcaatacattttttattgtgttatgtAGCCTATAGTTGCAAGATTTCGATAgctacataaaaataaacataaaaaataattaagctCATTGTTGAGAACCCCTACATTTTCATTTAGAGATTTTATGGGATCCAAGGTGTTTTTTAAAGACTCTTTAATATATAGGACTGGCTTTGTTTTTTGGGAtgttttgttaatttatttattattaagatATTAAATGTCTTTATATTTCTTGATTGCTTTGAACGTATTCTAATTTCTAATGCCactgtgtattttctgtttttatgccTGTGTAAACTTATTTTTGTAAAGtgtaacataaataaaaggtttttaagaaaaatgttattaatgaaGGGGTTCCAGTGAAAATCCAAAGAGGGGGGGCATTCAGGTTGTACCCATGTGccgcacttttttttcttgcacacTCTGGTATAATGTTCTTAAAAATGTCCCTGTGTCACAAGAGCTGTGAGTGATGAAATACCGCGTTAATATATCGGACACTCCGCGCTCGATTTATCCCGTCTGCCTGATACGCACGTGCGTCATCTTGTCCGCGACTGCACTGAAAAGGCACGCAGTCTGAACCCACGTTAGAGTTGTAAACATTTCACTTTCCTAGCGTGTAAATAAGTGAAATGGCTCCGACAGACCAGAAAACGAAGAATAATAAGTTTGCACGTAAAGACGGAAACTGGAAGAAATCAAAAAATATCGCTGCTggtgtgaaaaagaaaaggaaatggaCTCCGGAGAACAAAGTATTTGAGGGCAGTGTTAAAGAAGGTATGACAGTTAACAGCTATCATGTTAAAGTACAGTTAGAGTAATATGATACTTGAGAGGAGGTTTGCTGCATTTACATAGAAAGACAGCcagtatttacacatttatagtCTATTCTTTCCAGTTAAACTTGATGCCAAATTCAATTAAGAAATCTCATCATTTCATCTGGAGTTTCTGTGTCAAACGTTAAAATAAgcttaaaaatgtatgtatgtattttaaatatctttattaACTTCTTTCCTTATATAACACAGAACATAAACAGATCAAACATCACATGGCAGATACTAAGACTAGATGGtaatgacaaagaaaataaatatggaaatagATCCTACAATAAATGACAATAGTGGGTATCAAATCAGTCTCCATTGACACATTTagacacacatataaaacaaagttacaaagcTTTCGGGGGCCCGAAGTTCAACAAAAGTCAATAGGTTAAATAGTCTcttgtgttttacatttacaatgtGAACATCCAGAAAACCAAGCAAGAGGCACATTGGATTAAACTGAATTGGGACGGCAAATATAACAGACAATTCTTTTACAATATCAGTCCAGTAGCCTTGTAACTTCACACATGAACAgaagtttaaacatttttaagttcATTGATTGATCcttttctctccactctccagGTCAAGGGTTTGCTAttaagaggaaagagagagtcaGACATGAGTACAACAAGCTGCTgcggaaagagagaaagaagaaccCTGAGTCCACGTCGCTGTACAGGGAGGAGTACCCCGAACACCTCAAACATCTGTACATGGCCGAGGCAGAGAAACTGAAGAACGAGGCCTGGACAAACAGAGTGAACAGGAGTAAACTGAGAATGAAAAagcaggagaaggaagaagaaacacCTGAAAGTGATGCACCCACACAACAGACTGAAGCTGCTGATCCAGAGTCAAAAGTTAACAGTGAATCTGAGCAGACGGATTCTGTTTCTGGAAATCCTGAGGCAACAAGAGCAGCAGACAAAGAAATGTAAGAAATATTTTTGGACATGAAGatcaaaagtataaaaaaacactattttccAGCACATTACTCTCACCTTGTATGACCGGTTATTCATGAAATTGTATGTGCAAATTACAGCTTAAAACTAATACATTATTAATACAGAGTTTCCATTTGTCAAATGAATATTGCTGAATTGTTCAAGCTTACTCATTCCTATGGACAAAAATCATATGGATGCTCATTGGTTTTGTGGGTAAACTCTTTCACAAATCATTTTACTGTCCTTTATTTTAGCTTAATAACAATGTAATGTGTATGTAATTCTGAGTCCTAAGGTCTCAAACCCCTAAAGAGGTGTTCAAGCTACAGACAACCTCAGAAATTCTTCAGTTTAAGTAGAAATCTGAAGATCGTCTTATTATTACAGGTTGGGAAATGCATAATAATCTGTCTCTCTAATGTTTCCTTCCAGTCTTCCGATGAGCAACcgcatgaagaaaaaaatgctgaaGAAGACGTCCTACCAGAAGACAAAAGAGGAATTTGCGAGCACACAAGAAAAGCgaaaacagaagaaagaggTGACATGTTCTCtctatcatttattattaattattacacTTGGGGAAGAACAAGAACTTATTTGCTTTCATCAGAAATTCTATTTCATGTTATTTGAAGTCAAATTCCAGTCCTCCTGCTGACAAATGgttttgcttctttttatttaattccaGGACTACCTGAAGAACAAGCAGCAGAGAGATGAAGCTATTGAAAagtacaaacagaaaaagatggACACTTTTCAGATGCTGagcaaaaagaccaaaaaaggaCAGCCAAATCTGAACCTTCAGATGGAGTATTTGCTTCAGAAGATCCAGAGAACTGATAAATGACTCTTTAAGGaacagtgtgtaggatttagtggcatctagcaacGAGGTTACAGATTGAAACCAACTGATAACCCCTTGCCCTTCC comes from the Scomber japonicus isolate fScoJap1 chromosome 23, fScoJap1.pri, whole genome shotgun sequence genome and includes:
- the mettl25 gene encoding methyltransferase-like protein 25 is translated as MTSSSCSLTQIQQRIDEVMRFLSATLSIANAHTVEFYTHDVWKRFMAVPPEEVLSAFSSWSDHQREPEVRGKAYHEQSSTTFGFCNDSNRLVDTHELLQAAKAHSLPGLGVCMSRDELLQALRHSRSEPGNPPAELGAELEPEEFMNSKKSHEVQSMSEVVACLAKRCGVKQVIDIGSGKGYLSSFLSLQHGLQVYGIDSSSTNTHGAQERNRKLKKFSRVYQKHKKTMRAQGETTQSPQEELTEIKSGLNGEDDVLYGAGAKSVSQEEEEKGRPPALINSSDVDSAVERHSEPNPEVEELFLSALSVDVIQPTSPRVPPSQLSTEERERRKRENLERKAKNRSNNASIEFSPLTSYVTAETELRELINELEDAVMVGLHTCGDLAPSTLRMFVAKPELAAVCSVGCCYHLLTEEFDPAGQECLHGVCGFPLSQYLRHLSCFCGRNARMSACLALERVSLGQGIQMESLFYRAVLHVILRDHYSCFKSEKRVGNVYSKSKSFVDYVRRALRRLDLDESKLTDCDIQGYHDNHRRRMTEMHAFNLLKVTLAPCIEGLILLDRLCYLKEQEDQSFSALVQLFDPLLSPRCYAVVGLKSCGDRTTS
- the ccdc59 gene encoding thyroid transcription factor 1-associated protein 26 homolog yields the protein MAPTDQKTKNNKFARKDGNWKKSKNIAAGVKKKRKWTPENKVFEGSVKEGQGFAIKRKERVRHEYNKLLRKERKKNPESTSLYREEYPEHLKHLYMAEAEKLKNEAWTNRVNRSKLRMKKQEKEEETPESDAPTQQTEAADPESKVNSESEQTDSVSGNPEATRAADKEILPMSNRMKKKMLKKTSYQKTKEEFASTQEKRKQKKEDYLKNKQQRDEAIEKYKQKKMDTFQMLSKKTKKGQPNLNLQMEYLLQKIQRTDK